One Aulosira sp. FACHB-615 DNA segment encodes these proteins:
- a CDS encoding helix-turn-helix domain-containing protein — protein MPKSIFTERYNRFRQLLIKARQAAMLTQSELSNKLSRPQSYVSKYERGERRLDLIEFLEVAEALQVEPETFIKTLLEEKEEK, from the coding sequence GTGCCTAAATCAATCTTTACTGAAAGATACAATCGATTTCGTCAATTGCTGATCAAAGCTCGCCAAGCAGCTATGCTAACTCAATCTGAGCTATCAAATAAGCTTTCTCGTCCACAATCATACGTCTCGAAGTATGAACGCGGTGAACGCCGTTTGGATCTAATTGAGTTCTTAGAAGTAGCGGAAGCCCTTCAGGTCGAACCAGAAACATTTATCAAAACATTGCTTGAGGAAAAAGAGGAGAAATAG